Sequence from the Candidatus Hydrogenedentota bacterium genome:
GAAGACGGGCACGGAGCGGTAGGTGCGGTCCAGGCTGGACACCAGCCCCGAGACCAGGGAGAACTCCAGGTTCAGGGGGGTCGAGAGGGAGACCAGGGGCGCGCCGACCCGGAGCGACGCGCTGCTCCCGACGGACACGGCGCCGTCAAAGCGGGCATCGGCCCGCAGGAGGGAGAAGTCCAGCGCCTCGTCCACCACCTCCGGGGTGAGGGCAAAGGCGCGGCCGTCCGCCGTCTTTCCCCGGAGGTCGTCCACGCCGCCGATCTGGTGCGCCGTGGTCAGCACAATCCCGCGCGCGTCCACCACGCAGCCGCTGCTCTGCACCGGCGCGCCCGAGTCCCGGCGCGTGCCGAAAATCACAACCGCGAGGGGGAGGTTTGCCGCGGCGATCCGCTCGGCCGGGCCGCCCGGCTCCGCGGCCGCAGACGGCGAAACGGCGGCAAACAGGACACACAGCGCGCCGGCAAGGCGCGCCGCTCTGTGCGCTGCGGTCCAAAGTCTTTCCAAATCCGGCACTCCTGGGCGCTTTCCCACAGCGCCAATCATACTACACGAAACGCCGGAAGGTTGAATCCCCGTCCGGCGGACAGGTGGCATTGGGGCATGCCCTGTGCTAGAGTATGGCGGCTGGAAAAGGGTCCGGCCCCGGAGAAGCGCAGGCAATGAAGAATTGGACAGTGCTGGTGGTTGTGCTGGCGGTCGCCGCGGGGGTTTGCCTTCCCGCCGCCGGGCAGGGCGTGCTTGGCGACATCATGTCGGGGGCTCTGGTCAACCCGGAGCCCGGGGTGTTCGCGTGGTATGACGTGACGGACAAGGCGACGGGGCGCCAGTTTTTCCTGCGGCAGGCCCTGGTGGGGGAGGAGAAGGTCAAGGGGAAGACCGGCTACTGGCTGGAGACGGAAATCATCCCGCAGGTGGGCTATCCCATGATCTGCAAGATGCTCCTCACGGGGCCGGCGTCCGACCCGGCCAACATCCACCGGGTGTTTCTGCGCGACGGCGCGGAGCCCGCCGAGGAGGTGAAGCCGGAGGACGCCCGGTGGGGCGGGGGCGGCGCCATGGCCTCCGGCACCCGCAGCGTGGCGGGGGAGGAGGAGCTCACCACGGCGCAGGGTCCGTTGAAGACGGAGCATGTGGTGTTTGAGCGGGAGGGGGACCGCACGGAGGTGTGGACCAGCGACCAGGCGCGGCCCATGGGCATTGTGCGCCTGGTGTCCAAGGAGGGCGAGCTGATGCTCCGCACGACGGGAAAAGGGGGCCCCGACGCGGAAAGCGCGCTGGACCGCACCTATCCCGCCCCCCCCGGAAGCGACGACACAAAGGTGCAGGTGCAGGTGAGGGGGCAGGAGAAATCCGACCCGCCCGCCGCCGGCGCGCCGCCTGTGCAGAAGAATTTCGGACGCAAAGGCGGGACTTCCCCGGAGAACTGAACACCCCTCCGGCGCGGCGCAACCGGGTCCGTGTCCGGCGCAGGGGACACGCAGTATGCCAGCACCCCAACGGCCGCAACGCCTCCGCCGCGGCCCAACAGAAGGAATGGCCGCCCATGCTGAACCTCGCGCATTTCCTGGACGTCGCCGCGAAGCGCCACGGGGACAGGACGGCGGTCCTGCTGGACCAGATCCGCCTTTCCTATGCGGAGCTGGCGGCGCTCGCCCGGAAGACCGCGTGCATCCTGGGGGATTTCGGCGTGGGCCGGGGGGACCGCGTGGCCATGATGATCCCGAACACCCCGCATTTCCCGGTCATTTACTACGGCATCCTGCGCCGGGGGGCGGTGGTCGTTCCGGTCAATGTGCTTTTTCAGGAGGAGGAAATCCTCCACTATCTCAACGATTCCGGCGCGAAGGTGCTGTTCGCCTTCAAGATGTTCGAGGAACCGGCGCGGAGGGCCTTCGCGCGGGCGCCGGGCTGCGGGCGGCTGGTGATCGTGTCCACGCCCGACGATCTTGCCAAGCCGGAGGTCGGCGACAACTTCATGACCCTGCTGGGCGCCGCGGACGGCCGCTGTGACATCGAGCAGACCATGCCGGACGACACGGCGGTGATCCTGTACACCTCCGGGACCACCGGCTCGCCCAAGGGGGCGGAGCTGACCCACTTCAACATGTTCTTCAACGCCTACCTCGCGTCGCGGGAGATTGTCCGCTGCATGCCCGAGGACGTGTTTCTGGCGGTGCTGCCCCTGTTCCATTCCTTCGGCCAGACCTGCGTCATGAACGCGGCCATCCTGTCCGGGGCGGCGGTGACCATGCTGCCCCGCTTCGAGACGGGCAGGGCGCTGGAGGTCATCGCCCGCGACCGGGTCACCGTGCTGGCCATGGTCCCGACCATGTACTTCTTCCTGCTGAACCTGCCGCAATGGGCGGACTACGACCTGTCCAGCGTGCGCATCGCCAT
This genomic interval carries:
- a CDS encoding long-chain fatty acid--CoA ligase, with amino-acid sequence MLNLAHFLDVAAKRHGDRTAVLLDQIRLSYAELAALARKTACILGDFGVGRGDRVAMMIPNTPHFPVIYYGILRRGAVVVPVNVLFQEEEILHYLNDSGAKVLFAFKMFEEPARRAFARAPGCGRLVIVSTPDDLAKPEVGDNFMTLLGAADGRCDIEQTMPDDTAVILYTSGTTGSPKGAELTHFNMFFNAYLASREIVRCMPEDVFLAVLPLFHSFGQTCVMNAAILSGAAVTMLPRFETGRALEVIARDRVTVLAMVPTMYFFLLNLPQWADYDLSSVRIAISGGAALPEDVHRQFRERYGITLQEGYGLSETSPVASFTSADEAVRVGSIGRPVWGVEMGIMLDEGGLAKAGETGEIVIRGHNVMKGYLNSPKATAAAIVDGWFHTGDIGRQDADGFFYILDRKKDLIIRGGMNIYPREIEEVLYQHPAVREASVVGIPDRIRGEEVKVYVSAKEGETLSPGEIRAFLEKRIARYKWPREVEVLEDLPKGPTGKILKRELKQRGAEQD